A genomic segment from Armatimonadota bacterium encodes:
- the lspA gene encoding signal peptidase II, translated as MADQAAKLIVAARLPLGHSVPVVPGLLAFTHTQNRGVAFGLLDGVSLLVPAAVTLTLLLLLFYNEARWIRRPMTQAAFALLGGGAVSNLTDRIRVGAVVDFIDVHRWPVFNLADAAVSVGALLLVLTLLRGER; from the coding sequence GTGGCCGATCAGGCCGCGAAGCTCATCGTGGCCGCCCGGCTCCCCCTCGGCCACTCGGTGCCCGTGGTGCCGGGCCTGTTGGCGTTTACCCACACGCAGAATCGCGGCGTCGCCTTCGGGCTGCTGGACGGTGTCAGCCTGCTGGTCCCCGCCGCCGTGACCTTGACCCTGTTGTTGCTGCTCTTCTACAATGAGGCGCGGTGGATACGCCGCCCGATGACGCAGGCGGCGTTTGCCTTGCTGGGCGGGGGCGCGGTCTCCAATCTCACGGACCGCATCCGGGTCGGGGCCGTGGTCGACTTCATCGACGTGCACCGCTGGCCCGTCTTCAACCTGGCCGACGCCGCCGTCAGCGTCGGCGCGCTGCTGCTGGTCCTCACACTGCTGCGGGGTGAACGATGA
- a CDS encoding TraR/DksA family transcriptional regulator: protein MDIGGGYDEDLADVASNTFEREKGLALESSVQQMLAQVEDALSRIDEGTYGFCQRCGDPIDIARLRVLPFATLCIRCKELEERSNGGR from the coding sequence ATGGACATCGGGGGCGGCTACGACGAAGATCTCGCCGACGTGGCCAGCAACACCTTTGAGCGCGAGAAGGGGCTGGCCCTGGAGAGCAGTGTGCAGCAGATGCTGGCCCAGGTGGAGGACGCCCTGAGCCGGATCGACGAGGGCACCTACGGTTTCTGCCAGCGCTGCGGCGATCCCATCGATATCGCGCGGTTGCGGGTGCTCCCCTTCGCCACCCTGTGCATCCGCTGCAAGGAGCTGGAAGAGCGGTCCAACGGCGGACGCTGA
- a CDS encoding YicC/YloC family endoribonuclease, which translates to MIRSMTGYGRAEVHTLLGRFTVEMRSVNHRFGEILVRLPRDLAALEDRVRAVVQERVLRGRVEVTILREDRAPRPRSVRADLELAAAYAQALRELAAALGVPNAVSLAQIAAYPDVLRVEETKDDLEALWPDLATAVRAAAADLVEMREAEGRRLAQDLETRLSRLEELGVVVERRSRDAVGEYAARLRERIRQLLGEVPVDEHRLAAEVAIFAERSDVSEEVTRLRSHIAQFRQELARAEGAVGRRLEFVLQEMGREVNTTGAKANDLEITRAVIAMKGELESMREQIQNVE; encoded by the coding sequence ATGATCCGCAGCATGACCGGCTACGGTCGGGCCGAGGTGCACACCCTGTTGGGCCGGTTCACCGTGGAGATGCGTTCGGTGAACCACCGCTTCGGCGAGATCCTGGTGCGGCTCCCGCGCGACCTGGCCGCGCTGGAAGACCGGGTGCGCGCGGTGGTGCAGGAGCGCGTGTTGCGGGGCCGGGTGGAGGTCACTATACTCAGGGAGGACCGCGCGCCCCGCCCCAGGTCGGTGCGCGCGGACCTCGAGCTGGCTGCGGCCTATGCGCAGGCGTTGCGGGAGCTGGCCGCCGCCCTGGGCGTCCCGAACGCGGTCAGCCTGGCCCAGATCGCCGCGTATCCCGACGTGCTCCGGGTGGAGGAGACGAAGGACGATCTCGAGGCGCTCTGGCCCGACCTGGCGACGGCGGTGCGGGCCGCCGCGGCGGACCTGGTGGAGATGCGGGAAGCGGAAGGACGCCGACTGGCCCAGGATCTGGAAACGAGACTCAGCCGCCTGGAAGAGCTCGGCGTCGTCGTGGAGCGGCGCTCCCGCGATGCGGTGGGCGAGTACGCGGCGCGGCTGCGGGAACGGATCCGGCAGTTGCTGGGAGAAGTGCCTGTGGATGAGCACCGCCTGGCCGCGGAGGTGGCCATCTTCGCCGAGCGCAGCGACGTCAGCGAGGAGGTGACCCGTCTGCGCAGCCACATCGCCCAGTTTCGCCAGGAGCTGGCCCGCGCCGAGGGCGCCGTGGGGCGGCGGCTGGAATTCGTCCTGCAGGAGATGGGCCGGGAGGTCAATACCACCGGCGCCAAGGCCAACGACCTGGAGATCACCCGCGCGGTGATCGCCATGAAGGGCGAGCTGGAAAGCATGCGCGAGCAGATCCAGAATGTGGAGTGA
- the pyrR gene encoding bifunctional pyr operon transcriptional regulator/uracil phosphoribosyltransferase PyrR has protein sequence MSPAMREKAKVMDADAMRRAVVRMAHEVLERNKTASNLAIVGIRTRGVPLASRLAAAIAQIEGISVPVGALDTRPFRDDRPTGTPASAPVVLPFAVADRIIVLVDDVLYTGRTVRAALDGLITLGRPRAIQLAVLVDRGHRELPIRPDFVGKNLPTSSREHVAVRLAEIDGIDEVVIEEPA, from the coding sequence ATGAGTCCGGCGATGCGCGAGAAGGCGAAGGTGATGGACGCGGACGCCATGCGCCGCGCGGTGGTGCGGATGGCCCACGAGGTCCTCGAGCGCAACAAGACGGCCTCGAATCTGGCCATCGTCGGGATCCGGACCCGCGGCGTGCCGCTGGCCAGCAGGCTGGCCGCGGCCATCGCCCAGATCGAAGGCATCTCCGTGCCCGTGGGGGCGCTGGATACTCGCCCGTTCCGGGACGACCGTCCCACGGGCACACCCGCATCCGCTCCCGTCGTCCTCCCCTTTGCGGTGGCGGACAGGATCATTGTTCTTGTCGATGACGTCCTCTACACCGGCCGGACGGTGCGGGCCGCCCTGGACGGGCTGATCACGCTCGGGCGGCCGCGGGCGATCCAGCTGGCCGTCCTCGTGGACCGGGGCCACCGGGAGCTGCCGATCCGCCCGGATTTCGTGGGGAAAAACCTTCCCACCTCGTCGCGCGAGCACGTCGCCGTCCGGCTGGCGGAGATCGACGGCATCGACGAGGTCGTGATCGAAGAACCCGCTTAG
- a CDS encoding NFACT family protein, with translation MRPIGSFDSVVLAAVAADLATLIGSRLRRISQDDPHEVLLEFRAARALALLCSVHPQWARIHLALAPPGEARRGPFAQLLHSRLEGARLVSVRCPPFERVLTLGFQSDLGTPALVAEIRGPASNLILVEDGVVAGTLRAPARSAGRDLSAGSVYRPPTAGRPSPGELSEPVLRAILEAEEGPIAERLPALLFGISPTMAREVVARASLPATAPARDAAERAADLLRVLRELADLVARGAFEPVIYYAADTLRGYAPFPLVHVRGLRMERTATMSEAVARVTAAARASCEVDDLRARLEKTLREALADVDRAEGEVRRNLQEAAEGEEVRRRGELLLAYASQIAPGAAQVVVPGYDGAPVAIPLDPRLTAVENANALFARYTRMRRARPQLERRLQELDAERAYLESSLALVESAAAADDLRALRDELAEEGYVRRPRRRVAAATAPRAFPLPGGATVLVGRTNRENDRLTFEVARADDLWFHARGVPGAHVVLRTGGRPAREEEILQAAAIAAYFSRARSSGRVAVDCTLRRYVRKPAGGRPGVVTYERERTVRVVPGLP, from the coding sequence ATGCGGCCCATCGGTTCCTTCGACAGCGTCGTGCTCGCCGCCGTGGCCGCCGACCTGGCCACGCTGATCGGCAGCCGCCTGCGACGGATCAGCCAGGACGACCCCCACGAGGTCCTCCTCGAGTTCCGCGCCGCACGCGCGCTCGCCCTGCTGTGCTCCGTCCACCCGCAGTGGGCCCGGATCCATCTCGCGCTCGCGCCGCCGGGGGAGGCCCGACGGGGACCGTTCGCCCAGCTGCTGCACAGCCGTCTGGAAGGCGCCCGGCTCGTGTCGGTGCGCTGTCCTCCCTTTGAACGGGTCCTCACCCTGGGCTTCCAGTCCGATCTGGGGACTCCCGCGCTGGTGGCGGAGATCAGGGGCCCGGCCAGCAACCTCATCCTTGTGGAGGACGGCGTCGTCGCCGGCACGCTGAGGGCTCCCGCGCGATCTGCGGGGCGGGACCTGAGCGCCGGGTCGGTCTACCGCCCACCGACGGCCGGGCGCCCGAGCCCCGGGGAGCTGAGCGAGCCTGTCCTCCGCGCCATCCTGGAGGCGGAGGAGGGACCGATCGCCGAGCGGCTCCCGGCACTCCTCTTCGGCATCAGCCCGACGATGGCCCGGGAGGTCGTGGCCCGGGCCAGCCTGCCGGCGACGGCGCCGGCCCGGGACGCGGCCGAGCGCGCGGCGGATCTCCTGCGCGTCCTGCGGGAGCTGGCCGATCTCGTTGCCCGAGGCGCCTTTGAGCCGGTCATCTACTACGCCGCAGACACCCTGCGCGGGTACGCCCCCTTTCCCCTGGTCCACGTCAGGGGGCTGCGGATGGAGCGCACGGCCACGATGAGCGAGGCTGTGGCGCGGGTCACGGCGGCGGCGCGCGCCTCCTGTGAGGTCGACGACCTGCGCGCCCGGCTGGAGAAGACGCTCCGGGAAGCGCTGGCCGATGTGGATCGCGCCGAGGGCGAGGTGCGGCGCAACCTGCAGGAAGCGGCAGAGGGCGAGGAGGTGCGCAGGCGCGGGGAGCTGCTGCTGGCCTATGCCTCGCAGATCGCCCCCGGTGCGGCGCAGGTCGTGGTGCCCGGGTACGACGGGGCGCCGGTGGCGATCCCGCTCGACCCGCGGCTCACGGCCGTCGAGAACGCCAACGCGTTGTTTGCCCGCTACACGAGGATGCGGCGGGCCCGGCCCCAGCTGGAGAGGCGGCTGCAGGAGCTGGACGCCGAGCGCGCCTACCTGGAGAGCAGCCTGGCCCTGGTGGAGTCCGCCGCCGCCGCGGACGACCTGCGGGCGTTGCGCGACGAGCTGGCGGAGGAAGGCTACGTGCGCCGTCCCCGGCGGCGAGTGGCGGCGGCGACGGCGCCGCGCGCCTTCCCCCTCCCCGGCGGCGCCACGGTGCTGGTGGGCAGGACCAACCGGGAGAACGACCGCCTCACCTTCGAGGTCGCCCGCGCCGACGATCTCTGGTTCCACGCCCGCGGCGTCCCCGGTGCGCACGTCGTCCTGCGCACCGGCGGGCGGCCGGCCCGCGAGGAGGAGATCCTGCAGGCCGCGGCGATCGCCGCCTATTTCAGCCGGGCGCGCTCCTCGGGCCGCGTCGCCGTCGACTGCACCCTGCGGCGGTACGTGCGCAAGCCGGCCGGCGGCCGGCCGGGGGTGGTGACCTACGAGCGGGAGCGCACCGTGCGGGTGGTGCCGGGACTTCCGTAA
- a CDS encoding flavoprotein codes for MTASSLEGRTIVVGVTGGIAAFKTVQLASRLRQMGAEVHVVMTPAAARFVSPLTFRGVTGHPVVADLWDPANPYDEPHVALGERASLFVIAPATAHTIAKLALGLADDPVSATALATRAPILLAPAMHDAMYEHPATQEHLSTLRRRGCHIIGPEVGWLASGKQGIGRMAEPDAIVDEIRALLERR; via the coding sequence GTGACGGCCTCCTCGCTGGAAGGACGGACGATCGTCGTCGGCGTGACCGGCGGCATCGCCGCCTTCAAGACGGTGCAGCTGGCCAGTCGTCTGCGCCAGATGGGCGCCGAGGTGCACGTCGTGATGACTCCCGCGGCCGCACGGTTCGTCAGCCCGCTCACCTTCCGCGGGGTGACCGGGCACCCCGTGGTCGCCGACCTGTGGGATCCGGCCAACCCCTACGACGAGCCGCACGTCGCCCTCGGCGAACGGGCCTCGCTCTTCGTCATCGCTCCGGCCACCGCCCACACCATCGCCAAGCTGGCCCTGGGGCTGGCCGACGACCCCGTGTCGGCGACGGCGCTGGCCACGCGCGCCCCCATCCTGCTGGCGCCGGCGATGCACGACGCCATGTACGAGCACCCGGCGACGCAGGAACACCTCAGCACCCTGCGCCGGCGCGGCTGCCACATCATCGGTCCGGAGGTGGGCTGGCTGGCGTCGGGCAAGCAGGGCATCGGCCGGATGGCCGAACCCGACGCCATCGTGGACGAGATCCGCGCCCTCCTGGAGCGGCGCTGA
- a CDS encoding AAA family ATPase, protein MIVAIAGPIGVGKSTVARALADRLGYRYISGGEVFRQIARERGISVVEVNRLAETDPELDRALDRRQAELARAGNCVVESRLSGWMVEADLKVWLRAPVEVRAARVARREGLEVTAALRELVERERSEWARYKALYGIDIDDLTPYQLVIDTTRWSAEVIADALATLARTLLLETRTP, encoded by the coding sequence ATGATCGTCGCCATCGCCGGTCCCATCGGGGTCGGCAAGAGCACGGTGGCCCGGGCGCTGGCCGACCGGCTCGGGTACCGCTACATCTCCGGCGGCGAGGTCTTCCGCCAGATCGCCCGCGAGCGCGGCATCTCCGTGGTGGAGGTGAACAGGCTCGCCGAGACCGATCCGGAGCTGGACCGCGCGCTCGACCGGCGCCAGGCGGAGCTGGCCCGCGCGGGGAACTGCGTGGTGGAGAGCCGCCTGAGCGGGTGGATGGTGGAGGCCGATCTCAAGGTGTGGCTGCGGGCGCCCGTCGAGGTGCGCGCCGCACGGGTGGCCCGGCGCGAGGGGCTGGAGGTCACCGCGGCGCTGCGGGAGCTGGTGGAGCGCGAGCGCAGCGAGTGGGCGCGGTACAAGGCGCTCTACGGCATCGACATCGACGACCTCACGCCCTATCAGCTGGTGATCGACACGACCCGCTGGAGCGCCGAGGTGATCGCCGACGCGCTGGCCACCCTGGCCCGCACTCTGCTGCTGGAGACCCGCACGCCGTGA
- a CDS encoding prolipoprotein diacylglyceryl transferase, whose product MKPILIRLGPFPISSFGLFLLGAFLVGIAVVRRRGKEIGIDPSRMLDAALYMIIGGIVAGRIGYVLANLSAFARAPQTMVTIWRDSGLTFYGALAGAVLVGAFYARRLQVPLRAFLDLFAPALALGYAVAMIGALLHGLYLGRPTGVPWAVQMFLERRHPTPIYLLLASLGSYAVLRAQERRGPPAGMLFVLWVLLLAVSRFAVEFFVESPTVGSSGLTLAQAVNALVAVLAVATLVVLARVVPAQPAAAAGPPEMPPAS is encoded by the coding sequence ATGAAGCCGATCCTGATCAGGCTCGGGCCCTTTCCCATCTCTTCGTTCGGCCTGTTCCTGTTGGGCGCGTTTCTGGTGGGCATCGCCGTGGTCCGCCGCCGGGGGAAGGAGATCGGGATCGACCCTTCCCGCATGCTGGATGCGGCGCTGTACATGATCATCGGCGGCATCGTCGCCGGTCGGATCGGATACGTCCTGGCGAACCTTTCCGCCTTCGCCAGGGCTCCGCAGACCATGGTCACCATCTGGCGCGACTCCGGCCTGACCTTTTACGGCGCGCTGGCCGGAGCGGTGCTGGTCGGCGCCTTCTACGCCCGCCGACTGCAGGTGCCGCTGCGCGCCTTCCTGGACCTCTTCGCTCCGGCGCTGGCCCTGGGCTACGCCGTGGCCATGATCGGGGCGCTGCTGCACGGTCTGTACCTGGGCCGTCCGACCGGCGTCCCGTGGGCCGTCCAGATGTTTCTGGAGCGGCGCCATCCCACGCCCATCTACCTTCTGCTGGCCTCCCTCGGCAGTTACGCGGTGCTGCGGGCGCAGGAGCGGCGCGGGCCGCCAGCGGGCATGCTCTTCGTGCTGTGGGTGCTGCTGCTGGCGGTGAGCCGATTTGCCGTCGAGTTCTTCGTGGAGAGCCCGACCGTCGGTTCCTCCGGGCTCACCCTCGCCCAGGCGGTGAACGCCCTGGTCGCGGTGCTGGCCGTGGCAACGCTGGTTGTGCTGGCCCGGGTCGTCCCCGCACAGCCGGCGGCCGCGGCGGGTCCGCCGGAGATGCCTCCGGCGTCCTGA
- the priA gene encoding primosomal protein N', with amino-acid sequence MLVDVAVNAPLRAGDRAFTFAVPEALQDRVTVGLPVRVPFGRGHTTGFVVAPGTRTDRPLRPIAGVDERLPPLPADLVALALWMADYYVCSVGEAIWAMLPPPAAAARARAAAEPLGTPPAADGMPAAPETGREPPGHGDGTAPVGAHLRRDPAARIALIADGARFRGYEEALRWLGDGDRNAIFLVPEVSQAEALTRWIARRSALATVVMHGELPDAERWALWRRISSGGVRIVVGTRLAVFAPLPRLGLIVIDHEEDASYKEERAPRYHARRVAEERAARSRAALLWGTPAPSAEVMREVLEHRALAVVVPQGRPPAVVLSSARSERGRPASLIGPRLEEGLRRVLPWGRAILFVPRRGFADFLLCRECGWVPRCPRCGVALTYYAGQRRLRCHLCGREEGAPQLCAHCGGTQLRPRGVGTERVERAARRLFPSLPVYRLDAAAAPAEPQRQRIWRRFGRAGGLLIGTQLLLRGVGQIDAAVVGAIGADSLLHLPDFRSAERTFQILRRLALLAREEMIVQTFDPSHPVLQALAAQDAAGFYRQELDLRRQFHYPPYRTLINLVISSPTPEEAREVSGQFAAAIGGGDVLGPSPAPLARVRGRYRFQVLVKERDELAARRSLTDLVRSRPVPRGTKVVVDVDPVELL; translated from the coding sequence ATGCTCGTCGACGTCGCGGTGAACGCGCCGCTGCGCGCGGGGGACCGCGCCTTCACCTTCGCCGTGCCCGAGGCGCTGCAGGACCGCGTGACCGTGGGTCTGCCTGTGCGCGTGCCCTTCGGCCGGGGCCACACCACCGGCTTCGTCGTCGCCCCCGGAACCCGCACCGACCGGCCGCTGCGGCCGATTGCCGGCGTGGACGAGCGGCTCCCCCCGCTTCCCGCCGATCTGGTCGCCCTTGCCCTGTGGATGGCCGACTACTACGTCTGTTCCGTGGGCGAGGCCATCTGGGCCATGCTCCCGCCCCCCGCGGCTGCGGCGCGGGCCCGAGCGGCGGCCGAACCCCTGGGAACGCCGCCGGCGGCCGACGGGATGCCGGCCGCGCCTGAGACCGGCAGGGAACCGCCGGGCCACGGGGACGGGACCGCGCCCGTCGGCGCCCACCTGCGCCGCGACCCTGCGGCCCGGATCGCCCTGATCGCCGACGGCGCCCGCTTCCGCGGGTATGAGGAGGCGCTGCGGTGGCTGGGCGACGGCGACCGGAATGCGATCTTCCTCGTCCCGGAGGTGTCGCAGGCCGAGGCCCTGACCCGGTGGATCGCCCGCCGCAGCGCGCTGGCCACCGTCGTCATGCACGGGGAGTTGCCGGACGCGGAGCGCTGGGCTCTCTGGAGGCGGATCTCCTCCGGCGGCGTTCGGATCGTCGTCGGCACGCGCCTCGCGGTGTTCGCACCGCTGCCCCGCCTGGGCCTGATCGTGATCGACCACGAAGAGGACGCCTCATACAAGGAGGAGCGCGCACCGCGGTATCACGCGCGCCGCGTCGCCGAGGAGCGCGCCGCCCGGAGCCGCGCCGCCCTCCTCTGGGGCACCCCGGCGCCGTCCGCGGAGGTGATGCGGGAGGTCCTGGAGCACCGCGCCCTGGCGGTGGTCGTCCCGCAGGGGCGCCCTCCCGCCGTCGTCCTCAGCAGCGCCAGGTCCGAGCGCGGGCGGCCCGCCAGCCTGATCGGTCCCCGCCTGGAGGAGGGGCTGCGGCGCGTCCTGCCCTGGGGTCGGGCGATCCTCTTCGTGCCCCGACGCGGCTTCGCCGATTTCCTGCTCTGCCGGGAGTGCGGCTGGGTGCCGCGATGCCCGCGGTGCGGCGTGGCCCTGACGTACTACGCCGGACAGCGCCGGCTGCGCTGCCATCTCTGCGGTCGCGAGGAGGGGGCGCCCCAGCTCTGCGCGCACTGCGGAGGCACACAGCTGCGGCCCCGCGGCGTGGGAACCGAACGGGTGGAGCGGGCCGCGCGCCGGTTGTTCCCGTCCCTGCCGGTCTACCGTCTGGATGCCGCCGCCGCCCCGGCGGAGCCCCAGCGACAGCGGATCTGGCGGCGGTTCGGCCGCGCCGGCGGCCTGCTGATCGGCACACAGCTGCTGCTGCGCGGCGTGGGGCAGATCGATGCGGCCGTAGTGGGCGCCATCGGCGCGGACAGTCTCCTCCACCTCCCGGACTTCCGCTCCGCCGAGCGCACCTTCCAGATCCTCCGTCGCCTGGCGTTGCTGGCGCGGGAGGAGATGATCGTGCAGACCTTCGATCCCTCGCACCCGGTCCTGCAGGCCCTGGCGGCGCAGGACGCGGCGGGATTCTACCGCCAGGAGCTCGACCTGCGCCGGCAGTTCCACTACCCGCCCTACCGCACGCTGATCAATCTGGTCATCAGCAGCCCCACGCCCGAGGAGGCCCGGGAGGTCAGCGGGCAGTTCGCCGCGGCGATAGGCGGCGGCGACGTGCTCGGACCGTCCCCGGCACCGCTGGCCCGCGTCCGCGGTCGCTACCGCTTCCAGGTGCTGGTCAAAGAGCGGGACGAGCTGGCCGCGCGGCGCAGCCTAACCGATCTCGTCCGGTCGCGCCCCGTCCCGCGCGGGACGAAGGTCGTCGTGGACGTCGATCCCGTGGAGTTGCTGTAG
- a CDS encoding RluA family pseudouridine synthase, with protein sequence MDAVHAGLRLDTFLAGRVPLSRSQIQALIASGHVTLDGRVVKPATKVRAGQQVEMVVPAREPAAVIPQALPLEIVYEDEDLLVVNKPAGLTVHPGAGRPSGTLVNALAARVPGLLALGGGLRPGVVHRLDKDTSGLLVVAKTERAFRALQQQVASRAMRRTYLALVHGVVPSEEGTIEAPIGRHPRLRTRMAVVPGGRPAITRYRIVERFPAHTLIEAELVTGRTHQIRVHFAHVGHPVVGDPVYGGRRPSLGIGRQALHAWRLEVSHPVFGQLLRFEAPPPADFLAAVARARAEGPPPLRRSGGRAP encoded by the coding sequence GTGGACGCTGTGCACGCCGGCCTCCGGCTCGACACCTTCCTGGCCGGGCGCGTCCCGCTCTCCCGCTCCCAGATCCAGGCCCTCATCGCCTCCGGGCACGTGACCCTCGACGGGAGGGTCGTCAAGCCGGCGACGAAGGTGCGCGCCGGACAGCAGGTGGAGATGGTCGTTCCGGCCCGGGAACCCGCCGCGGTCATTCCCCAGGCGCTGCCGCTGGAGATCGTCTACGAGGACGAGGACCTGCTGGTGGTCAACAAGCCCGCCGGGCTGACGGTGCACCCGGGGGCCGGGCGTCCCTCGGGCACGCTGGTCAATGCGCTCGCCGCGCGCGTCCCCGGGCTGCTGGCCCTGGGCGGTGGGTTGCGCCCCGGGGTGGTGCACCGGCTGGACAAGGACACCTCGGGCCTGCTGGTGGTGGCCAAGACCGAGCGGGCCTTCCGGGCGCTGCAGCAGCAGGTCGCCTCGCGGGCGATGCGCAGGACCTATCTGGCCCTCGTGCACGGGGTCGTGCCTTCCGAAGAAGGCACGATCGAGGCGCCGATCGGCCGCCATCCCCGCCTCCGGACGCGGATGGCCGTGGTCCCGGGCGGCCGTCCGGCCATCACGCGGTACCGGATCGTCGAGCGGTTTCCCGCCCACACCCTGATCGAGGCCGAACTGGTGACGGGACGGACCCACCAGATCCGAGTGCATTTCGCCCACGTCGGCCATCCCGTGGTGGGCGATCCCGTCTACGGCGGCCGCCGCCCGTCCCTGGGCATCGGCCGCCAGGCCCTGCACGCCTGGCGGCTGGAGGTCTCTCATCCGGTCTTTGGGCAGCTCCTGCGCTTCGAGGCCCCTCCGCCGGCCGACTTTCTCGCCGCCGTGGCGCGGGCCCGCGCGGAGGGGCCGCCGCCGCTCCGGCGAAGTGGAGGGCGCGCCCCATGA
- a CDS encoding DUF370 domain-containing protein: MWSEPRLINIGFGNIVAANRIIAIVAPDSAPIKRIIQEARDKGALIDATYGRRTRAVVITDSGHVLLSAVQPETVAHRFTSREGEEAAE, encoded by the coding sequence ATGTGGAGTGAACCCCGCCTGATCAACATCGGCTTCGGGAACATCGTGGCCGCCAACCGCATCATCGCCATCGTCGCCCCCGACTCCGCCCCCATCAAACGCATCATCCAGGAGGCGCGCGACAAGGGTGCGCTGATCGACGCCACCTACGGCCGCCGGACCCGCGCCGTGGTCATCACGGACAGCGGTCACGTCCTGCTCTCCGCCGTGCAGCCGGAAACCGTGGCCCACCGCTTCACCTCCCGGGAGGGCGAGGAGGCGGCGGAGTGA